The following are encoded together in the Ranitomeya imitator isolate aRanImi1 chromosome 4, aRanImi1.pri, whole genome shotgun sequence genome:
- the LOC138674643 gene encoding olfactory receptor 1E16-like — protein MNKSITKGLHLVAFSSDGSRQPLLSMVFFVVYFIGVLGNVIILTVIVMDRHLHTPMYIFLSNLSSVDICYINITLPKLMYILLSGDNSISFLHCFTQLYFYNFIVGTEIILLSVMAYDRYVAICKPLHYHLIMRMKNIVLLLCVNWFSGCLNSLLFIRFASQLNFCHSTKIHHFYCDTKALVKISCPTKFFQIILELEFLLFGPVPFMIAILSYIQIIRTIVQIKSTDSRRKAFSTCTSHLTVLTIFYGTIMCTYMTPVSKNSEIFDQIFSVLYTAVTPMLNPLIYSLRNKDVKNALLLLLSYK, from the coding sequence ATGAACAAGTCGATTACCAAAGGACTTCACCTTGTAGCATTCTCTAGCGACGGTTCGAGGCAACCATTGTTGTCAATGGTCTTCTTTGTAGTCTACTTCATTGGTGTTCTAGGGAACGTCATTATTCTTACAGTGATTGTGATGGACAGACATCTCCACACCCCAATGTACATCTTCCTAAGTAACCTGTCTTCTGTGGACATCTGTTACATCAATATTACCCTTCCAAAACTGATGTATATTCTACTGTCTGGTGACAATTCCATATCTTTCTTACATTGCTTCACTCAGTTATACTTCTACAACTTTATTGTAGGGACGGAGATCATTTTGCTCTCAGTCATGGCGTACGATCGGTATGTGGCTATTTGTAAACCCTTACACTATCATCTCATCATGAGAATGAAGAATATTGTCCTGTTATTGTGTGTGAATTGGTTTTCAGGGTGTTTGAACTCATTACTTTTTATTCGCTTCGCCTCACAATTGAACTTTTGTCATTCCACCAAGATTCATCACTTCTATTGTGACACTAAAGCTTTAGTGAAAATTTCGTGCCCAACAAAATTTTTCCAAATCATACTTGAACTCGAATTCTTGCTTTTTGGACCAGTCCCATTTATGATTGCTATACTGTCTTATATCCAGATCATTAGGACCATAGTGCAAATAAAGTCAACCGATAGCAGAAGAAAGGCCTTCTCCACCTGTACTTCGCATCTGACAGTTCTCACCATCTTCTATGGAACCATTATGTGCACATACATGACACCAGTCTCGAAAAATTCAGAAATTTTTGACCAGATATTCTCGGTATTATACACGGCAGTAACTCCCATGTTAAATCCCCTTATATATAGTCTTAGAAATAAAGATGTAAAAAATGCACTGCTTCTTCTTCTATCATACAAATAG